One stretch of Castor canadensis chromosome 14, mCasCan1.hap1v2, whole genome shotgun sequence DNA includes these proteins:
- the LOC109675066 gene encoding uncharacterized protein, whose translation MRWRRAPRRSGTGGPRARRPAARSPPLLLPPPPLLLLLLLGTAALAPGAAAGDEAAPAGASVCYSSPPSVGSVQELAQRAAVVIEGKVHPPRRQQGALDRKAVAAVAVVAGEARAWGDERQPPAEGPGALGTPAEDPLPPANGTVPSWPTTLASSAGEPGEEAPYLVKVHQVWAVKAGGLKKDSLLTVRLGTWGHPAFPSCGRLKEDSRYIFFMEPVANSSSRAPAAFRASFPPLETGRNLKKEVSRVLCKRCGKFLAAPGRAAAGRGGRGSGSTAGCGAQASCELRVLRGGLRAIPGTEAPGSPTILLPGLRGR comes from the coding sequence ATGAGATGGCGACGCGCCCCGCGCCGCTCCGGGACTGGCGGCCCTCGGGCCCGGCGCCCCGCCGCTCGTTCGCCGCcgctgctgctgccgccgccgccgctgctgctgctgctgctgctggggacCGCGGCCCTGGCGCCGGGGGCGGCGGCCGGCGACGAGGCGGCTCCCGCGGGGGCCTCGGTGTGCTACTCGTCCCCGCCCAGCGTGGGCTCGGTGCAGGAGCTGGCTCAGCGCGCCGCGGTGGTGATCGAGGGAAAGGTGCACCCGCCGCGGCGGCAGCAGGGGGCACTCGACAGGAAGGCggtggcggcggtggcggtggtgGCGGGCGAGGCACGGGCGTGGGGCGACGAGCGCCAGCCGCCAGCCGAGGGCCCAGGGGCGCTGGGGACGCCCGCCGAGGACCCGCTGCCCCCCGCCAACGGGACGGTGCCCTCCTGGCCCACGACCCTTGCGTCCAGCGCTGGAGAACCCGGGGAGGAGGCGCCCTATCTGGTGAAGGTGCACCAGGTGTGGGCGGTGAAAGCCGGGGGCTTGAAGAAGGACTCGCTGCTCACCGTGCGCCTGGGCACCTGGGGCCACCCCGCGTTCCCCTCCTGCGGGAGGCTCAAGGAGGACAGCAGGTACATCTTCTTCATGGAGCCCGTCGCCAACAGCAGCAGCCGCGCGCCGGCCGCCTTCCGAGCATCTTTTCCCCCTCTGGAGACCGGCCGGAACCTCAAGAAGGAGGTCAGCCGGGTGCTGTGCAAGCGGTGCGGTAAGTTCCTTGCCGCCCCGGGGCGGGCGGCTGCGGGGCGCGGGGGGCGCGGGTCGGGCTCGACGGCTGGCTGCGGGGCACAGGCGTCCTGCGAGTTGCGCGTGTTGCGCGGTGGACTGCGAGCAATCCCCGGGACGGAGGCTCCGGGTTCCCCCACCATCCTGCTGCCTGGGCTTCGCGGTCGGTAA